One Coffea eugenioides isolate CCC68of chromosome 2, Ceug_1.0, whole genome shotgun sequence genomic window, CCTCCATTATTCACAGAATCCACCAGAGTAGTGATCTTCAAAACGCTGGGCTTGTCAGCTTTCATCGTCGCAAGCAAGTGCAGCAAATGCTCGTACTGCCCGCCCTGACCAATATCAAAATCGATGACGTGGAGCTTGTCCGCTGGCTGCTCACCGGAGATAGCTTCCTGAATTGCTAAATTTGCGGCCGTGAAGCCCAGCTTGAAACAGGGTGATACCTCGTACAACATCTGGGTTGAGTCCGAGTGTTCCGCCGTGTAGAGCTCGGTGACCGGCGGGGGATAATCCGTGGGGTTCACGCGCGAGCGGAGTGCTGAGGTCATGTAAGCGGTTAACCTTTGTTCGGAAGTCCCCCTGGGGTTAGCGACCTGGGCAAGGCGCGTGAGGACCTCCGTCGCGGCCTCCATCCTTCCTTCTGAAATTGCCACGGCGACATCAGCAATCGACTGCTTGGGGCAAGCAATGGGCGGAGAAGCCGAGGTCGATGAACAGGAAGACGATGATGATGTCGGAGATGGAGAAATGGCCTTGCAGTTGGTTGTGGTGATCATGTTCAAGCTGTGAATCGTGTCAGACCACTCGCTGTTCGTAACAACGGAGACAGCGTCGCCGCCACAGCCTCCTTCGTCATCGTCGTCAAAGAGCTGCTTTTCTAGCTCCTGAAGTTTATTCATCATCTTGTTCTCCGTCTGATCTTGAGGTGCTGAGAACAATTGTTTGCCAGGGGTAACCATGCCCACGGACATGGGCATAGGCACGACTGCGCGCTGGTTGTGAAACAAGTTTGGAAAAGATACGCTACTGCTACTGCTAATATTGGACGGAATAAATTTGTTAGGTCGGTTAGGCATACCACCAGAGCTGGCCGGTTGGATGATGTTTCCATTGGATAGACTAGCAGTCGTAGTCAAGCCGCAGTTGCTCATCATCCGTGGTGGTTGTGGTTGTGGTTGCTGTAGCTGCTGCTGGGGACGGAATTGTTGAAGAATAGGCCGGCCGTAGCGAGGGTTCATCGGCGAAGAAGAATTCGAAATGGAGGAGGCTTCAGGCGAAAGAGATGAGATAACAGATAAATCTACAGGCGACAGAGGAGATATGGGAGACGCGTGCTGGTAGTTTACCCTGGGCTTCACGTTGCGAAGATTACTATAAAGCGGTCCTAAGCCACCCATTTGCTGCTGGTGTTGCTGTTGCTGTTGCTGTTGTTGGAGTAATTGATGCTGCTGTTGAAACTCCGTCAGAGATCGTTTGCCGATCAAGTCAGGGCCGCGGTGGACGATCTGTGCAGCCGGGTCCGGCAGAATTCCGGCCAGGGCTGACCTGTAGGGTAGCTGCGAAGGGTTGGTCACgttcatgttcatgttcatggtGGGCATCATCGGATTGGTAGATCTTCCGGTGGCGATTCCAGAGCTGGTGAAAAAGTCCGGCCCTCCACCGCCGGAGAACCCCGATGACATGTTTTTTGAACGCTTTTGTTTCAAAATATGGTATCTGAGGAACAGACAGCGCTCCCAATTATCTATGCAACTACTCTAGTGAATAGTAAAAGCTaatgattttgagaaaaattctgCATTACAAAGTGAGAGCTTTCTGGCAAAGGTAGGGGAAGAAATATGGGGCGGTAGGGGCCGGGGGGTGTTGGGGAGGTGGGGGCGAGGGATGTGGGACGGGCTGAGGAGTTTCGTTTTTAAGCTATTGGATTGATTCTTGTCATTATAACAGAAGAAGGTGTAGTagtttagagagagagagagagagagggaattGAGAATtaaaagagggagagagagagagatgaggtTTCCAACTGGCTGTGAGTCCTCCAGTTTTTGTGGTTTTTGTGTGCGTTATTTAATCAGGAGGTGGGTTAATGTACACCCGGGGGCACGCGATTTCTTCCATTTTGGGCCGTCAGATGAGATGAATCTCGGTCTGCCTGAAGAAGAGGGTCCGTGAAATGAATGGATGGATGCGGGGGGTTGGGTGGAATTGAATTTTTGGATAAACCGTCGCGTCTCAGCGGAGCTGGGGAATGCCTCGATAATTTTGATCACGCGCCCGGTGTTCACGTGTCTGTCATTCGCGAGTGTATTGGGTGCGAAAAAGTGAGGAATCTCAATGATGTTTAAGTGGCTAGTGTAACTGACGAACACCCGCATTAATGATACCGTAACATCCAGTGCAGATTGTGTTGTACTAAACATTTTATTGGGGGCAAACTTATGCAGAcgcaaaaaggagaaaaaagaaaccaTTGTGTTGATCCAATTGTCAAACTTATTtacttcttcttttattttattcagtaGTAACAACAACCAACGAACATTTTGCATGCATATATTTTTACCCGTTGTCACCTAAAATATGGCCAATTTCTCTTTCGAATGACATCGAACATAAAACATACGTTTATTGCTATTGTCCTCAAACTCGACTCCACCTACGCCTACAAATTCATTCATTGAATATGACTATGAATATGAATATGAATATGAAtatgaatatgatggatggtcTCAAGAGCACACACCTTAGACATCATCTTAACATTCCCAATCTATATGCTCTCAAGATATTGTGCTTTCAAGTTGTTCCATGATATGTGATTTGTTTGAATGAGAGATTattatttacaaaaaattatttaattatgtCACAAAGACGTTTTtcgatttgtttttctttttatcttgTCAATCACCCTTGTTCTTTCGCATATAATACATTATAAAAAGtactataataattatttcaaataatatttcaacaTAAATACAACGCAGACTTTAAAAGCCAATGCCTATCTCCGATGTCATGAATGCGCATGATAAACTGCTCAATTATGATAATGTTTTGTCATGTACATTAATAAATAACATTTTTATTGCACATTGAAATACAAAAGGAGTTTAGTGATACACAAAGCAGTGCAAATCTGAATTTATAATTCAATTGCAAATTTTTTTCCCCTATTTGCAAATTTCAAATGTTGGAATAGCATTTtaccaaataaagaaaatgattcGCTTTCTTTAGTTCCCCACTTTTATCTCAATTGATACATCGGAATCTTGCATATGCATCGCACAATCTTACAAACTCTCATATAACAAAGCTATAATCGATGACATCTATAAAGGGCATTTGAATAGTTATGAATGACTTGGAGTTTTTGCTAAAA contains:
- the LOC113761941 gene encoding scarecrow-like protein 8, translating into MSSGFSGGGGPDFFTSSGIATGRSTNPMMPTMNMNMNVTNPSQLPYRSALAGILPDPAAQIVHRGPDLIGKRSLTEFQQQHQLLQQQQQQQQHQQQMGGLGPLYSNLRNVKPRVNYQHASPISPLSPVDLSVISSLSPEASSISNSSSPMNPRYGRPILQQFRPQQQLQQPQPQPPRMMSNCGLTTTASLSNGNIIQPASSGGMPNRPNKFIPSNISSSSSVSFPNLFHNQRAVVPMPMSVGMVTPGKQLFSAPQDQTENKMMNKLQELEKQLFDDDDEGGCGGDAVSVVTNSEWSDTIHSLNMITTTNCKAISPSPTSSSSSCSSTSASPPIACPKQSIADVAVAISEGRMEAATEVLTRLAQVANPRGTSEQRLTAYMTSALRSRVNPTDYPPPVTELYTAEHSDSTQMLYEVSPCFKLGFTAANLAIQEAISGEQPADKLHVIDFDIGQGGQYEHLLHLLATMKADKPSVLKITTLVDSVNNGGEERLRAVRGNLEALANKLGVCLSLRVTSLRIGELNREKLGVESDEALAVNFAFRLYRLPDESVTTENLRDELLRRVKWLSPKVVTLVEQEMGGNTAPFVTRVKEACAYYGLLLDSLDATVGRDRPDRVRIEEGVGRKLANSVACEGRDRVERCEVFGKWRARMSMAGFELKPMSQTVGDSLRSKLHSVTRGSQGYTVNEQSGGVCFGWMGRTLTVASAWR